From a single Porites lutea chromosome 10, jaPorLute2.1, whole genome shotgun sequence genomic region:
- the LOC140951150 gene encoding uncharacterized protein — MKASLYAQTDYLEGFHSVLNFFAPKIIAYSYLGMFCRHILAALHFNFNLHRDDKVNQDGSVSLKVTFPKFKNGEATVRNRKIEPNFDYVGELFKFYMTLSKQQLQDACNDMKKMVAQPMNSMLDKQPREEAIRMIGKRMNVVTTAVPPHSTICAKSDMG, encoded by the exons ATGAAAGCATCCCTGTATGCCCAGACAGACTACCTGGAAGGGTTTCATTCTGTCCTTAACTTCTTTGCACCCAagattattgcttattcctATCTTGGAATGTTCTGCAG GCACATACTAGCTGCATTACATTTTAACTTCAATTTACACCGTGATGACAAAGTTAATCAAGATGGAAGTGTCTCGCTGAAAGTGACATTCCCCAAATTCAAGAATGGCGAAGCAACTGTGCGGAACCGCAAGATTGAGCCAAACTTTG ACTATGTTGGAGAACTCTTCAAGTTTTACATGACCCTAAGCAAACAGCAACTTCAAGATGCATGCAATGACATGAAGAAAATGGTTGCTCAGCCAATGAACAGCATGTTGGATAAACAACCCAGGGAAGAGGCCATCAGGATGATAGGAAAGAGGATGAACGTGGTTACAACAGCTGTTCCCCCCCACAGCACCATCTG TGCCAAATCAGACATGGGGTGA